A genomic region of Arachis stenosperma cultivar V10309 chromosome 9, arast.V10309.gnm1.PFL2, whole genome shotgun sequence contains the following coding sequences:
- the LOC130950066 gene encoding carboxypeptidase SOL1 isoform X1, with product MKMKKLLSSILLFAFTVSSFLLPLSLAKGALFNFASSSSSSSDFDKCINTSHARHLLEDDVIRTQTSVDLAKGYMTNADLEKAIKQFGQRCSNISRIYSIGKSVHGFPLWVIEISDKPGEEETEPAFKYIGNVHGDEPVGRELLIYLANWLCDNYLTDPLATLIVENVHLHILPSMNPDGYSLRKRGNANEVDLNRDFPDQFFPLNYNEDSRQPETRAIINWAKDIRFTASATLHGGALVANYPWDGTKDRSTSYFGCPDDETFQFMASIYSHSHYNMSTSKEFPGGITNGASWYPIYGGMQDWNYIHAGCFELTLEVSDNKWPNAAELPIIWRYNKMSLLNLVASLVKTGLHGRIYSSHDGRPLPGIISITGINYTVRAGKTFADYHRLLAPKDKYEVVATMPGYKSKNTTIWLDEGAVSLDFVLDPEFTVKGSVLQNDYDCNCNNKRTLEFVHFLGGFHLELYLIFIATLGFLCLLLLRRGKLKFSTQRLSPVAKRTAVV from the exons ATGAAGATGAAGAAGCTGTTGTCCTCAATTCTTCTCTTTGCTTTCACagtttcttcttttcttcttccccttTCTCTTGCTAAGGGTGCCTTATTCAACttcgcttcttcttcttcttcttcttcag ATTTTGATAAGTGTATTAATACAAGTCATGCGAGGCATTTGCTCGAGGACGATGTAATAAGGACTCAGACAAG TGTTGATTTGGCCAAAGGATACATGACAAATGCTGACCTTGAAAAGGCCATCAAGCAATTCGGACAAAGATGCAGCAACATTTCTAGGATATACAG TATTGGGAAGAGTGTGCATGGATTTCCACTG TGGGTGATAGAGATTTCTGACAAGCCAGGAGAAGAAGAGACTGAACCTGCATTTAAG TATATTGGAAATGTACATGGAGATGAACCTGTGGGCCGTGAGCTTCTTATATATCTGGCTAATTGGTTATGTGACAACTATTTGACAGATCCTCTG GCAACATTGATCGTGGAGAATGTTCACCTTCATATACTTCCATCAATGAACCCTGATGGGTATAGTTTAAGAAAACGTGGTAATGCAAATGAAGTTGATTTGAACCGGGATTTTCCTGACCAG TTCTTTCCCCTGAATTATAATGAGGATTCTCGGCAACCTGAGACAAGAGCCATAATAAATTGGGCGAAGGATATTCGATTCACAGCATCTGCCACTTTGCATGGG GGAGCACTTGTGGCAAATTATCCTTGGGATGGAACTAAAGATAGAAG TACGAGCTATTTTGGATGTCCCGATGATGAGACATTTCAGTTCATGGCAAGTATATATAGTCACTCTCACTACAACATGTCTACAAGCAAGGAATTTCCTGGGGGGATTACAAATGGAGCATCTTG GTACCCAATATATGGAGGAATGCAAGACTGGAACTATATACATGCCGGATGTTTCGAATTGACTTTGGAAGTCAGCGACAATAAATGGCCTAATGCTGCCGAG CTTCCTATCATTTGGAGATACAACAAGATGAGCCTGCTTAATCTTGTTGCAAGCCTTGTAAAG ACCGGATTGCATGGAAGAATATATTCTTCGCATGATGGAAGGCCTTTACCAGGCATTATTTCCATCACAGGAATAAATTACACG GTTAGAGCTGGAAAAACCTTTGCTGATTATCATCGCTTACTTGCCCcaaaagataaatatgaag TGGTGGCAACAATGCCCGGCTACAAATCGAAGAACACAACTATATGGTTGGATGAAGGAGCTGTGTCACTGGATTTTGTTCTTGATCCTGAATTCACTGTCAAAGGCAGTGTACTACAAAATGACTATGATTGCAATTGTAACAATAAAAGAACACTAGAATTTGTTCATTTTCTTGGGGGGTTCCATTTGGAGTTGTACTTGATTTTCATTGCTACTTTAGGGTTCTTATGCTTATTACTTCTGAGGAGAGGAAAACTAAAATTTTCCACACAGAGATTGTCACCAGTGGCAAAGAGAACTGCTGTGGTTTGA
- the LOC130950066 gene encoding carboxypeptidase SOL1 isoform X2: MFLLCSLIYLREGKKWVIVNSSFLKVFGGENDFDKCINTSHARHLLEDDVIRTQTSVDLAKGYMTNADLEKAIKQFGQRCSNISRIYSIGKSVHGFPLWVIEISDKPGEEETEPAFKYIGNVHGDEPVGRELLIYLANWLCDNYLTDPLATLIVENVHLHILPSMNPDGYSLRKRGNANEVDLNRDFPDQFFPLNYNEDSRQPETRAIINWAKDIRFTASATLHGGALVANYPWDGTKDRSTSYFGCPDDETFQFMASIYSHSHYNMSTSKEFPGGITNGASWYPIYGGMQDWNYIHAGCFELTLEVSDNKWPNAAELPIIWRYNKMSLLNLVASLVKTGLHGRIYSSHDGRPLPGIISITGINYTVRAGKTFADYHRLLAPKDKYEVVATMPGYKSKNTTIWLDEGAVSLDFVLDPEFTVKGSVLQNDYDCNCNNKRTLEFVHFLGGFHLELYLIFIATLGFLCLLLLRRGKLKFSTQRLSPVAKRTAVV, from the exons ATGTTCCTATTGTGCTCTTTAATCTATTTACGGGAAGGGAAGAAATGGGTCATTGTAAATTCGAGCTTTTTAAAAGTCTTTGGTGGTGAAAATG ATTTTGATAAGTGTATTAATACAAGTCATGCGAGGCATTTGCTCGAGGACGATGTAATAAGGACTCAGACAAG TGTTGATTTGGCCAAAGGATACATGACAAATGCTGACCTTGAAAAGGCCATCAAGCAATTCGGACAAAGATGCAGCAACATTTCTAGGATATACAG TATTGGGAAGAGTGTGCATGGATTTCCACTG TGGGTGATAGAGATTTCTGACAAGCCAGGAGAAGAAGAGACTGAACCTGCATTTAAG TATATTGGAAATGTACATGGAGATGAACCTGTGGGCCGTGAGCTTCTTATATATCTGGCTAATTGGTTATGTGACAACTATTTGACAGATCCTCTG GCAACATTGATCGTGGAGAATGTTCACCTTCATATACTTCCATCAATGAACCCTGATGGGTATAGTTTAAGAAAACGTGGTAATGCAAATGAAGTTGATTTGAACCGGGATTTTCCTGACCAG TTCTTTCCCCTGAATTATAATGAGGATTCTCGGCAACCTGAGACAAGAGCCATAATAAATTGGGCGAAGGATATTCGATTCACAGCATCTGCCACTTTGCATGGG GGAGCACTTGTGGCAAATTATCCTTGGGATGGAACTAAAGATAGAAG TACGAGCTATTTTGGATGTCCCGATGATGAGACATTTCAGTTCATGGCAAGTATATATAGTCACTCTCACTACAACATGTCTACAAGCAAGGAATTTCCTGGGGGGATTACAAATGGAGCATCTTG GTACCCAATATATGGAGGAATGCAAGACTGGAACTATATACATGCCGGATGTTTCGAATTGACTTTGGAAGTCAGCGACAATAAATGGCCTAATGCTGCCGAG CTTCCTATCATTTGGAGATACAACAAGATGAGCCTGCTTAATCTTGTTGCAAGCCTTGTAAAG ACCGGATTGCATGGAAGAATATATTCTTCGCATGATGGAAGGCCTTTACCAGGCATTATTTCCATCACAGGAATAAATTACACG GTTAGAGCTGGAAAAACCTTTGCTGATTATCATCGCTTACTTGCCCcaaaagataaatatgaag TGGTGGCAACAATGCCCGGCTACAAATCGAAGAACACAACTATATGGTTGGATGAAGGAGCTGTGTCACTGGATTTTGTTCTTGATCCTGAATTCACTGTCAAAGGCAGTGTACTACAAAATGACTATGATTGCAATTGTAACAATAAAAGAACACTAGAATTTGTTCATTTTCTTGGGGGGTTCCATTTGGAGTTGTACTTGATTTTCATTGCTACTTTAGGGTTCTTATGCTTATTACTTCTGAGGAGAGGAAAACTAAAATTTTCCACACAGAGATTGTCACCAGTGGCAAAGAGAACTGCTGTGGTTTGA
- the LOC130950066 gene encoding carboxypeptidase SOL1 isoform X3 — MTNADLEKAIKQFGQRCSNISRIYSIGKSVHGFPLWVIEISDKPGEEETEPAFKYIGNVHGDEPVGRELLIYLANWLCDNYLTDPLATLIVENVHLHILPSMNPDGYSLRKRGNANEVDLNRDFPDQFFPLNYNEDSRQPETRAIINWAKDIRFTASATLHGGALVANYPWDGTKDRSTSYFGCPDDETFQFMASIYSHSHYNMSTSKEFPGGITNGASWYPIYGGMQDWNYIHAGCFELTLEVSDNKWPNAAELPIIWRYNKMSLLNLVASLVKTGLHGRIYSSHDGRPLPGIISITGINYTVRAGKTFADYHRLLAPKDKYEVVATMPGYKSKNTTIWLDEGAVSLDFVLDPEFTVKGSVLQNDYDCNCNNKRTLEFVHFLGGFHLELYLIFIATLGFLCLLLLRRGKLKFSTQRLSPVAKRTAVV; from the exons ATGACAAATGCTGACCTTGAAAAGGCCATCAAGCAATTCGGACAAAGATGCAGCAACATTTCTAGGATATACAG TATTGGGAAGAGTGTGCATGGATTTCCACTG TGGGTGATAGAGATTTCTGACAAGCCAGGAGAAGAAGAGACTGAACCTGCATTTAAG TATATTGGAAATGTACATGGAGATGAACCTGTGGGCCGTGAGCTTCTTATATATCTGGCTAATTGGTTATGTGACAACTATTTGACAGATCCTCTG GCAACATTGATCGTGGAGAATGTTCACCTTCATATACTTCCATCAATGAACCCTGATGGGTATAGTTTAAGAAAACGTGGTAATGCAAATGAAGTTGATTTGAACCGGGATTTTCCTGACCAG TTCTTTCCCCTGAATTATAATGAGGATTCTCGGCAACCTGAGACAAGAGCCATAATAAATTGGGCGAAGGATATTCGATTCACAGCATCTGCCACTTTGCATGGG GGAGCACTTGTGGCAAATTATCCTTGGGATGGAACTAAAGATAGAAG TACGAGCTATTTTGGATGTCCCGATGATGAGACATTTCAGTTCATGGCAAGTATATATAGTCACTCTCACTACAACATGTCTACAAGCAAGGAATTTCCTGGGGGGATTACAAATGGAGCATCTTG GTACCCAATATATGGAGGAATGCAAGACTGGAACTATATACATGCCGGATGTTTCGAATTGACTTTGGAAGTCAGCGACAATAAATGGCCTAATGCTGCCGAG CTTCCTATCATTTGGAGATACAACAAGATGAGCCTGCTTAATCTTGTTGCAAGCCTTGTAAAG ACCGGATTGCATGGAAGAATATATTCTTCGCATGATGGAAGGCCTTTACCAGGCATTATTTCCATCACAGGAATAAATTACACG GTTAGAGCTGGAAAAACCTTTGCTGATTATCATCGCTTACTTGCCCcaaaagataaatatgaag TGGTGGCAACAATGCCCGGCTACAAATCGAAGAACACAACTATATGGTTGGATGAAGGAGCTGTGTCACTGGATTTTGTTCTTGATCCTGAATTCACTGTCAAAGGCAGTGTACTACAAAATGACTATGATTGCAATTGTAACAATAAAAGAACACTAGAATTTGTTCATTTTCTTGGGGGGTTCCATTTGGAGTTGTACTTGATTTTCATTGCTACTTTAGGGTTCTTATGCTTATTACTTCTGAGGAGAGGAAAACTAAAATTTTCCACACAGAGATTGTCACCAGTGGCAAAGAGAACTGCTGTGGTTTGA